Proteins encoded within one genomic window of Couchioplanes caeruleus:
- a CDS encoding beta-ketoacyl-[acyl-carrier-protein] synthase family protein: MVTGVGVVAPCGTGAGEFWEGLFKGTEAASARWIKNFEPAVIGLSKVELRRLDRFAQLALVAAHEAVGDATLRDGDKDGTGVFIGCGIGGAYSWETQVRTLDTRGERGVSPLTIPMVMPNAAAAAVALRWGLTGPCETISTACATGTHSIAGAARWIAAGRADVVLAGSAEACLTGVNLAGFGSMRALSPTGLSRPFDVDRDGFCAAEGAAVLVLEELGRARARGARVYAEIAGTGSTCDAHHIFAPAPEGRGAVACMREALADGGVEPADVTHVNAHGTSTALNDEAEAKAIASVFAPARPAVTSIKGVTGHSLGAAGAIEAAALALTYVHRRLPPTMGTTAVDPALNLDVVLQSRAWDPAPAISNSFGFGGHNATLLFVPAPD, translated from the coding sequence GTGGTGACCGGCGTCGGAGTGGTCGCGCCATGTGGTACCGGTGCCGGGGAATTCTGGGAGGGTTTGTTCAAGGGGACCGAGGCGGCATCCGCCCGCTGGATCAAGAACTTTGAGCCGGCGGTGATCGGACTCTCCAAGGTAGAGCTTCGGCGACTGGACCGGTTCGCACAGCTCGCCCTCGTCGCCGCTCACGAGGCCGTCGGCGACGCCACGCTGCGCGACGGCGACAAGGATGGCACCGGTGTGTTCATCGGGTGCGGCATCGGTGGCGCGTATTCCTGGGAGACGCAGGTCCGTACGCTCGATACCCGCGGCGAGCGGGGCGTCTCACCGCTCACGATCCCGATGGTGATGCCCAATGCGGCGGCTGCCGCCGTAGCGCTTCGCTGGGGCCTCACCGGCCCGTGTGAGACCATCTCGACGGCGTGTGCAACCGGCACGCACTCCATCGCGGGTGCCGCCCGATGGATCGCCGCGGGACGCGCCGACGTTGTCCTCGCCGGCAGTGCGGAGGCGTGCCTGACCGGCGTCAACCTCGCCGGCTTCGGAAGTATGCGAGCGTTGTCCCCCACTGGACTGTCCCGCCCGTTCGATGTCGATCGGGACGGCTTCTGCGCCGCCGAGGGCGCCGCAGTGCTCGTGCTGGAGGAACTCGGCCGGGCCCGGGCTCGCGGCGCACGCGTCTACGCCGAAATCGCCGGAACAGGCTCCACCTGCGATGCTCACCACATTTTCGCGCCAGCTCCGGAAGGCCGGGGCGCGGTGGCGTGCATGCGTGAGGCTCTCGCGGACGGCGGCGTCGAACCGGCCGACGTCACGCACGTTAACGCGCACGGCACATCCACCGCGCTCAACGATGAGGCCGAGGCCAAGGCCATTGCCTCTGTCTTCGCGCCGGCTCGGCCCGCCGTCACCTCGATCAAGGGGGTAACGGGTCACTCGCTTGGTGCCGCCGGGGCCATCGAGGCGGCCGCGCTCGCCTTGACCTACGTCCACCGAAGACTGCCCCCGACCATGGGCACGACCGCGGTCGATCCGGCGCTCAACCTCGACGTCGTCTTGCAGTCCCGGGCGTGGGATCCGGCACCAGCTATCTCGAATTCGTTCGGGTTCGGCGGACACAATGCGACCCTGCTGTTCGTCCCGGCTCCGGACTAG
- a CDS encoding AMP-binding protein, with protein MDAVLGTTFDVRPRSDLAMDYRRRGWWRTGSALTDLQRWREQAPDSLAVMAYRADATTARRLTYAELARYVERFAGALLEMGVRPGQTVAVQMPSWWQFNALVLACARVGAVVAPIMMTIRQRELERVLAATEAVVCVTVDQWEGFGHAKALAEIATRLPALRYRVVLGGEHEPGEIDFGAVFEDAAWEERHPTALRDAVEDPDRVFLVLFTSGTTGEPKAVLHSHNTLYAGTSQLVRIEGLSDRDATMTPHSTSHLAGIVMCVFAPLLVGARSVVCDRWDADRVLDLLADSRTSTLFAAPPFLFEMIAAQRRRPREIPALHRVFSGAMKVPRQLVREMAEAFGVQLRAVWGMTETSAGTWTRRDDPPNWAEHSEGRPVEGTEIELRSDRAVTAEHPGRLHVRGPAVCLAMVGRDSGEVKIIADHDNGWYDTGDLAAPDGRGGIRLMGRTVDRIGGAFMIPVIDVESELLDHPGVDEVALVGYRQPDGTELPCAVVVSRSTSPTLDEVREYLRGKGMTDWYWPTRLEVVPELPRNALGKIRKDLVREWLLDSTST; from the coding sequence ATGGATGCTGTGCTGGGGACGACGTTTGACGTAAGGCCGAGGTCGGATCTCGCCATGGATTACCGCCGTCGCGGTTGGTGGCGGACCGGGAGTGCGCTGACCGATCTACAACGCTGGCGGGAGCAGGCGCCGGACAGCCTGGCCGTGATGGCCTACCGCGCTGATGCGACCACGGCGAGGCGTCTGACGTACGCGGAACTCGCCCGGTACGTCGAACGGTTCGCTGGTGCGCTGCTCGAAATGGGCGTGCGGCCGGGGCAGACGGTGGCGGTCCAGATGCCGAGCTGGTGGCAGTTCAATGCGCTGGTTCTGGCCTGCGCCCGGGTTGGCGCGGTGGTGGCGCCGATCATGATGACGATCCGGCAGCGGGAGTTGGAGCGGGTGCTTGCCGCCACCGAAGCGGTGGTGTGTGTGACGGTCGATCAATGGGAAGGCTTCGGGCACGCGAAGGCGCTTGCCGAGATCGCCACGCGGCTGCCCGCCCTGCGCTACCGTGTGGTGCTGGGCGGCGAGCATGAACCGGGTGAGATCGACTTCGGTGCGGTCTTCGAAGATGCCGCGTGGGAGGAACGCCATCCGACCGCGCTGCGGGACGCGGTCGAGGATCCCGACCGGGTGTTCCTGGTGTTGTTCACCTCGGGCACCACTGGCGAGCCCAAGGCGGTCTTGCACAGTCACAACACCCTCTACGCTGGAACATCGCAACTGGTGCGCATCGAGGGCTTGTCCGATCGAGACGCCACGATGACCCCGCACTCCACCTCGCATCTCGCCGGCATTGTGATGTGCGTGTTCGCGCCGTTGCTGGTTGGCGCGCGATCGGTGGTCTGTGACCGGTGGGACGCGGACCGGGTGCTGGATCTGCTGGCGGACAGCCGCACCAGTACGTTGTTCGCCGCACCGCCCTTTCTGTTCGAGATGATCGCGGCGCAGCGGCGGCGACCCCGCGAGATCCCCGCGCTGCACCGCGTGTTTAGCGGTGCCATGAAGGTCCCTCGTCAGCTGGTGAGGGAGATGGCCGAGGCGTTCGGCGTTCAGCTGCGGGCCGTCTGGGGGATGACCGAGACATCGGCAGGCACGTGGACCCGGCGAGACGACCCGCCGAACTGGGCCGAGCACAGCGAGGGCCGGCCCGTGGAAGGGACGGAGATCGAGTTGCGGTCGGACAGAGCGGTCACCGCGGAGCATCCGGGACGGTTGCATGTGCGCGGCCCCGCGGTGTGCCTGGCCATGGTCGGCCGGGACAGCGGCGAGGTGAAGATCATCGCGGACCACGACAACGGCTGGTACGACACCGGCGATCTGGCCGCCCCGGACGGGCGCGGCGGGATCCGGTTGATGGGCCGGACGGTGGACCGCATCGGCGGCGCGTTCATGATCCCAGTGATCGACGTGGAAAGCGAGCTCCTCGATCATCCTGGGGTCGACGAGGTGGCGCTGGTGGGTTATCGGCAGCCGGACGGCACCGAGCTGCCGTGCGCGGTCGTGGTATCGCGTTCCACATCGCCCACCCTCGACGAGGTACGCGAGTATCTGCGCGGCAAGGGCATGACCGACTGGTACTGGCCCACCCGTCTCGAGGTCGTGCCGGAACTACCACGCAACGCCTTAGGAAAGATCCGCAAGGACCTCGTCCGGGAGTGGCTCCTCGACTCAACGAGCACGTAA
- a CDS encoding transposase, whose protein sequence is MRWARRVFSHHALTGVSRRHLHLLVAELRPVWRAGREARLHTRRGGCRRRAPGAGRPPTLRFTDRLVVTLAHLRLGLPHEAIAVVFGVDRSTITRAIGQLRPLLASRGCAAPSGVRLHSLADVFAYAAAEGVTVRLDATEIRVRRPRAGRGGRKAFVSGKLKQNTIKTTVAADQHGATLWCGSTRPGRMHDTTAARIEGIEVLLQLHPTVRLLVDAGYQGLARDHPDQVSAPPLKPRPGVPVERHIQWQTARKAQSSQRIPVEHAIAEHKWWRVLQRFTGRRELLPETINAVAGIVSDRSGPFPLRSR, encoded by the coding sequence ATGCGGTGGGCTCGTCGAGTGTTCAGCCATCACGCGCTCACCGGGGTCTCCCGACGGCACTTGCATTTGTTGGTAGCCGAGCTGCGCCCGGTATGGCGCGCCGGCAGGGAAGCTCGGTTGCACACCCGCAGGGGTGGGTGCCGCCGCCGGGCGCCCGGTGCCGGGCGCCCACCGACGTTACGATTCACCGACCGGCTCGTCGTGACCCTGGCCCATCTGCGGTTGGGTCTGCCGCACGAGGCGATCGCGGTGGTGTTCGGGGTGGACCGGTCCACGATCACCCGGGCGATCGGGCAGCTCCGACCGCTGCTGGCCAGCCGAGGCTGCGCGGCGCCGTCCGGGGTGCGGCTGCACAGCCTGGCCGATGTGTTTGCCTACGCCGCGGCCGAGGGCGTGACAGTGCGGCTGGATGCCACCGAGATCCGCGTGCGCCGGCCGCGGGCCGGTCGCGGCGGGCGTAAAGCGTTCGTGTCGGGCAAGCTCAAACAGAACACCATCAAGACGACCGTGGCCGCTGACCAGCACGGCGCGACGCTGTGGTGCGGCAGCACCCGTCCCGGACGCATGCACGACACCACCGCCGCACGTATCGAAGGCATCGAGGTACTGCTGCAGCTCCATCCCACAGTGCGGCTGCTCGTCGACGCCGGCTACCAGGGCCTGGCCCGCGACCATCCCGACCAAGTCAGCGCCCCGCCCCTGAAACCGCGCCCTGGCGTCCCTGTCGAGCGTCACATTCAGTGGCAGACCGCGCGCAAGGCACAGTCGTCGCAACGCATCCCGGTCGAACACGCCATCGCCGAGCACAAGTGGTGGCGCGTGCTGCAACGCTTCACCGGCCGCCGGGAACTACTACCCGAGACCATCAACGCCGTCGCCGGAATCGTCTCCGACCGCTCCGGACCCTTCCCGCTGAGATCCCGCTGA
- a CDS encoding FtsK/SpoIIIE domain-containing protein, whose translation MPEPSTEGIAVGLSETDLGPARLQLFGADPHLLVFGDSETGKTNTLRVITAQLIRVREPEDLGIVVIDYRRTLLGAVPDEYQMAYCSTRTATETMSTELARLITDRLPPSNLTAEQLRGRSWWQGPEMVVVVDDYDMVATSAGNPLLSLVELLPYGRDVGLHLILARRAGGASRALFDPLLQRLGDLATAGLLHSGSRGEGPLACGVPATRLPAGRAIWARHTARSGPF comes from the coding sequence ATGCCCGAACCGAGCACCGAGGGCATCGCCGTCGGCCTGTCCGAGACCGACCTCGGACCCGCCCGGCTGCAATTGTTCGGCGCCGACCCGCACCTGCTGGTCTTCGGCGACTCGGAAACCGGCAAGACCAACACCCTGCGGGTCATCACCGCCCAACTCATCCGCGTCCGCGAACCCGAAGACCTGGGCATCGTCGTGATCGACTACCGGCGCACCCTGCTCGGCGCCGTGCCCGACGAGTACCAGATGGCGTACTGCTCCACCCGTACGGCCACCGAGACGATGTCCACCGAACTCGCCCGCCTGATCACCGACCGGCTGCCGCCCTCGAACCTGACCGCCGAGCAGTTGCGGGGCCGGTCCTGGTGGCAAGGGCCCGAAATGGTGGTCGTCGTCGACGACTACGACATGGTCGCGACCTCCGCCGGCAACCCGCTGCTGTCGTTGGTGGAGCTGCTGCCGTACGGCCGCGACGTGGGCCTGCATTTGATCTTGGCCCGCCGCGCCGGCGGGGCGAGCCGCGCCCTGTTCGACCCGCTGCTGCAGCGACTCGGGGACCTTGCCACCGCCGGGCTGCTGCATTCGGGCTCCCGCGGAGAAGGGCCCCTCGCCTGCGGGGTGCCGGCCACCCGACTCCCCGCCGGCCGCGCGATCTGGGCCCGCCACACTGCTCGCAGCGGGCCGTTTTGA
- a CDS encoding CHAT domain-containing protein encodes MLSACSTGWRPSEAETLPLTGDDALGLVASFLEAGARFVLASIPPALDEAAFAFAVAWHRHRLGGASPLAAVRATQLELLKRADLPPWSWVGITGYGCR; translated from the coding sequence GTGTTAAGCGCCTGCAGCACGGGGTGGCGACCCAGCGAGGCCGAGACACTGCCGCTGACCGGCGATGACGCGCTGGGCCTGGTCGCGTCCTTCCTGGAGGCCGGCGCACGATTCGTACTCGCCAGCATCCCGCCCGCCCTGGACGAGGCCGCATTTGCCTTTGCCGTCGCCTGGCACCGGCACCGGCTCGGCGGTGCGAGCCCGCTCGCCGCCGTCCGGGCGACCCAGCTAGAGCTTCTGAAGCGGGCTGACCTGCCGCCTTGGTCCTGGGTAGGCATCACCGGCTACGGCTGTCGATGA
- a CDS encoding lipase/acyltransferase domain-containing protein: MAWDEHGDVVVIVPGITGSVLRRDGRDILGLSVGAGLRALWSVGGSLQTMALAGDPPDVADLGDGVTADRLAPDAHLIPGLWKIDGYRRITDWLSQRLRLERGIDLFEFPYDWRRDNRVAATLLRDHACRWLHERRKSFPQARLVLLTHSMGGLVARYYLEVLRGWSETRRLITIGTPHRGSLNVLNFLVNGYEKAFGLVDITDLMRSFTSVHQLLPIYPCIRIDGAAPARLTELTQPLQGLDPAKVRAADVFHREIESAVTRNRDDAAYRERGYTMNEVIGSEHPTRQSADWASGRLTFHREWDGQDMGGDGTVPRVSATAIEHSADGSEWFAGTRHSSLQNADAVLLQIRRSLVTPSLNLAQFRAMAPVTISVDLADVYPPGEPPTVRVRPSDVGPVLHLERI, translated from the coding sequence ATGGCCTGGGATGAGCATGGCGACGTCGTAGTGATCGTGCCCGGCATCACCGGCAGCGTTCTGCGCCGCGACGGCCGCGATATCTTAGGACTGTCAGTGGGTGCGGGGCTGCGCGCGCTTTGGTCGGTGGGTGGCAGCTTGCAGACGATGGCTCTTGCTGGCGACCCGCCGGACGTCGCCGACCTGGGCGACGGGGTCACCGCAGACCGCCTGGCGCCGGACGCCCACCTCATCCCTGGGCTGTGGAAGATCGACGGGTACCGCCGGATCACCGACTGGCTCAGTCAGCGGTTGCGACTGGAGCGGGGGATCGATCTGTTCGAGTTTCCGTACGACTGGCGGCGCGACAACCGGGTCGCGGCGACGTTACTGCGAGACCATGCCTGTCGGTGGTTGCACGAGCGCCGGAAGTCCTTCCCGCAGGCACGGCTGGTCCTACTCACCCATTCGATGGGCGGCCTCGTCGCCCGCTACTACCTGGAGGTGCTCCGCGGCTGGTCCGAAACCCGCCGGCTGATCACCATCGGAACGCCGCACCGGGGGTCGCTGAACGTACTGAACTTCCTGGTGAACGGCTACGAAAAGGCGTTCGGCCTGGTCGACATCACCGACCTGATGAGATCGTTCACCTCGGTCCACCAGCTCTTGCCGATCTACCCGTGTATTCGTATCGACGGCGCCGCGCCGGCCCGGCTCACCGAGTTGACACAACCCCTGCAGGGACTTGATCCGGCCAAGGTCCGCGCGGCGGACGTTTTCCACCGAGAGATCGAGAGCGCGGTCACCCGCAACCGCGACGATGCCGCCTACCGCGAGCGCGGGTACACGATGAACGAGGTCATCGGCAGCGAGCATCCGACCCGGCAATCCGCCGATTGGGCCAGCGGCCGCCTGACCTTTCACCGCGAGTGGGACGGCCAGGACATGGGCGGGGATGGCACGGTGCCCCGCGTGTCGGCGACCGCGATCGAACACAGTGCCGACGGCAGTGAGTGGTTCGCGGGCACCCGGCATTCGTCGTTGCAGAACGCCGACGCTGTACTGCTGCAGATCCGGCGGAGCCTGGTGACCCCCTCGCTGAATCTGGCCCAGTTCCGGGCCATGGCACCCGTGACCATTTCGGTCGACCTGGCAGACGTCTACCCGCCGGGGGAGCCGCCGACCGTGCGGGTCCGGCCGTCTGATGTGGGACCCGTTTTGCATCTAGAGCGCATCTGA
- a CDS encoding SIS domain-containing protein has translation MTSALHRTIHTQADAIEEMAGADLADPARRLCDVRRVLLVGTGTSRHAADLGALLLRDARADAYSFAAEQFVTWGPALRPDDAVVVISHTGRTAYSRRAREVARSAGCHLLTITGERAGWPEAIVTVGPEESETYTVSYTSCLAALANLAHRLGCPDVGPADLARAARHVRAVCATYEPGAVPAPERALGLVGAGPYAVTAAEGALKIREAAGVLAEGFDAERLLHGAAVPYGPRDRLLLVAPGSDIDGLVAAIGDAAAAEAVPVSTVPGVAGLHPVLAQLPVTVGLQLLAAELAEVNRRDPDQVIVGAWAEESLWERGAVPNPGH, from the coding sequence GTGACGTCCGCTCTGCACCGGACCATCCACACCCAGGCCGACGCCATCGAGGAGATGGCCGGCGCTGACCTCGCCGACCCGGCGCGACGGCTGTGCGACGTCCGCCGGGTCCTGCTGGTCGGCACCGGCACCAGCCGGCACGCCGCCGACCTGGGAGCGCTCCTGCTGCGCGACGCCCGCGCCGACGCGTATAGCTTCGCCGCTGAGCAGTTCGTCACCTGGGGTCCGGCGCTGCGCCCGGACGACGCCGTGGTAGTCATCTCGCACACCGGGCGGACGGCCTACAGCCGCCGGGCGCGGGAGGTGGCCCGGTCGGCGGGCTGCCACCTGCTGACGATCACGGGTGAGCGGGCCGGCTGGCCGGAGGCGATCGTCACGGTCGGGCCGGAGGAGTCCGAGACGTACACGGTGAGCTACACCTCCTGCCTGGCCGCGCTGGCCAACCTGGCGCACCGCCTCGGCTGCCCGGACGTCGGCCCGGCGGACCTCGCCCGGGCGGCCCGGCACGTACGCGCCGTGTGTGCCACGTACGAGCCGGGCGCCGTGCCCGCACCCGAACGCGCGCTCGGGCTGGTCGGCGCCGGGCCGTACGCAGTCACCGCCGCCGAGGGCGCCTTGAAGATCCGGGAGGCCGCCGGAGTGTTGGCCGAGGGCTTCGACGCGGAACGTTTGCTGCACGGCGCCGCCGTGCCGTACGGCCCCCGAGACCGGCTGCTGCTGGTCGCCCCAGGCAGCGACATCGACGGGCTGGTCGCCGCGATCGGCGACGCCGCCGCTGCCGAGGCCGTCCCGGTGAGCACCGTCCCGGGCGTCGCCGGCCTGCACCCGGTGCTAGCGCAACTGCCGGTCACCGTCGGCCTGCAACTGCTGGCCGCCGAGCTTGCCGAGGTGAACCGACGCGATCCCGATCAGGTGATCGTCGGCGCGTGGGCCGAGGAGAGCCTGTGGGAGCGCGGCGCCGTGCCGAACCCGGGCCACTGA
- a CDS encoding DUF4178 domain-containing protein, producing the protein MALLHQLSPGTQVGMHETRWTVRTRLLACDDVDEWGEYLLGNGRAGMWLALEPGPDGLRASSWVRQPFTADEYDPARGRLRDTALTETARGRAAYRADGDLGVVPGAAARGHLHYVEYRTDSGVHVAAERLALDAPWLIGVDCMLTMTDLRLLSKASP; encoded by the coding sequence ATGGCGCTCCTGCACCAACTGTCGCCCGGCACGCAGGTCGGGATGCACGAGACCCGGTGGACGGTGCGTACCCGGCTGCTGGCCTGTGACGACGTCGACGAATGGGGTGAGTACCTGCTGGGCAACGGCCGGGCCGGCATGTGGCTCGCGCTCGAACCCGGCCCGGACGGGCTGCGGGCATCCTCGTGGGTCCGACAGCCGTTCACCGCCGACGAGTACGACCCGGCGCGCGGCCGGCTGCGCGACACCGCGCTGACCGAGACCGCTCGGGGGCGGGCGGCGTACCGGGCCGACGGGGACCTCGGCGTCGTCCCCGGCGCGGCGGCCCGGGGACACCTGCACTACGTCGAGTACCGCACCGACTCGGGTGTCCACGTGGCGGCGGAACGACTCGCACTGGACGCGCCGTGGCTGATCGGGGTGGACTGTATGTTGACCATGACGGACCTGCGACTGCTCTCGAAGGCTTCCCCGTGA
- a CDS encoding FAD-dependent oxidoreductase, with translation MARLTIGRATVVGAGVFGLCLAHELAVRGWQVQVVYRDPLDDSGASTAESRILRTSYGADDWYTRSAWRSRELWRRFGRTAGRTVLAPTGVLLLGAADQWTRDTMGAARRVGVPLREVDRAEAARRFPWFAPGPADHLLFEPSGGVLLAREAIRAVAACAIDRGVRLRRAEVRAVDARPVTGGRPFAGDITVWAVGPGLPALFPGLSSARVVAQDSTFLDPPAAGPSHPAPPAWIDRDAEWYGVPAVGASGVKVVADRTVAPDAETVPVDPFPYLRRRVPALRDAPVRRHERCRYVEMPDEHFLLDRHPADPTVWLVGGDSGHGFKHGPAWAAFVCDAVEGRIMVPSRFRIR, from the coding sequence ATGGCCAGGCTGACCATCGGGCGGGCCACGGTGGTCGGCGCAGGCGTTTTCGGACTCTGCCTCGCCCACGAACTCGCGGTACGGGGCTGGCAGGTACAGGTCGTCTACCGCGATCCGCTCGACGACTCCGGCGCGTCCACCGCGGAGTCGCGCATCCTGCGCACCTCGTACGGGGCCGACGACTGGTACACCCGATCGGCGTGGCGTTCACGGGAGCTGTGGCGCCGGTTCGGTCGGACCGCCGGGCGGACGGTGCTGGCGCCGACCGGTGTGCTCCTGCTCGGTGCGGCCGACCAGTGGACGCGCGACACTATGGGCGCGGCCCGGCGGGTCGGGGTGCCGCTGCGGGAGGTCGACCGGGCCGAGGCGGCCCGGCGGTTCCCGTGGTTCGCCCCCGGCCCCGCCGACCACCTGCTCTTCGAGCCGTCCGGCGGCGTGCTGCTCGCCCGGGAGGCGATCCGCGCCGTGGCCGCGTGTGCCATCGACCGGGGCGTCCGGCTGCGCCGGGCCGAGGTTCGCGCAGTCGACGCCCGACCGGTCACCGGCGGGCGACCGTTCGCCGGGGACATCACGGTTTGGGCGGTCGGCCCGGGTCTGCCGGCCTTGTTCCCCGGCCTCAGCTCGGCGCGAGTGGTCGCCCAGGACAGCACTTTCCTCGACCCGCCGGCCGCGGGGCCGAGTCACCCGGCCCCGCCCGCCTGGATCGACCGCGACGCCGAGTGGTACGGCGTGCCCGCCGTCGGCGCCAGCGGCGTCAAGGTGGTGGCTGACCGGACAGTCGCGCCGGACGCCGAGACCGTGCCGGTCGACCCGTTCCCCTACCTCCGCCGCCGGGTGCCCGCGCTGCGCGACGCCCCGGTGCGGCGGCACGAGCGCTGCCGCTACGTGGAGATGCCGGACGAGCATTTCCTGCTGGACCGGCACCCGGCCGACCCGACGGTCTGGCTCGTCGGCGGCGACAGCGGGCACGGCTTCAAGCACGGTCCGGCCTGGGCGGCGTTCGTGTGCGACGCGGTGGAGGGACGGATCATGGTGCCCTCCCGGTTCCGGATCCGATGA
- a CDS encoding methionine--tRNA ligase yields the protein MPPAERGTDPALSVVTAAPPTPNGDLHLGHLSGPYAAADIYTRARRLTGHDAVYLTGSDLHQSYVPVKARANGVDPYRMADDYADDIARVFAAIGFAPDACPRPARDRRHRDMVIEFIATLHARGALLPRTGDGLHCGRCDRYLFEAYVSGGCPHCTADSDGNSCEACAQPNTCVDLVDPVCNVCGTPPTRRPYRRLVFPLHRYADSLRAYHARTVMSPQLEALCATMLAAPLPEIPLTHPTDWGIASPVAGFTDQRVYVWAEMVPGYLAALAEALAARGGGDWRAVWDAPESEVVQFFGFDNGYFHTILFPALLMAYDPAIRLPDALLTNEFLHLDDGKFSTSRGHAIWARELLDRVPASAVRFALAHDRPETGPSSFTLDRFRTLVDHELAGRWQSWLDSLADRVPLTGVLPLDDPLPSHRRFLADLADMARQCLVVYSAARFSPRTATRVLVDIVRRATEFAAGQSRLRTFGPSATLDAAVAAETAAARTLAQLAWPVMPEFAEHLWHALGETGSPRWDGVHPVAPGRRLTRTSPFFRPLPAGLEQSVWPG from the coding sequence ATGCCACCGGCCGAGCGCGGCACGGACCCGGCCCTGAGCGTCGTCACCGCGGCGCCACCCACCCCGAACGGCGACCTGCACCTCGGGCATCTCTCCGGTCCGTACGCCGCGGCCGACATATACACCCGCGCCCGCCGGCTCACCGGGCACGATGCCGTCTATCTGACCGGCTCGGACCTGCACCAGAGCTACGTACCGGTCAAGGCGCGGGCGAACGGCGTCGATCCGTACCGGATGGCCGACGACTACGCCGACGACATCGCCCGGGTCTTCGCCGCCATCGGCTTCGCCCCCGACGCCTGCCCCCGGCCGGCGCGCGACCGACGGCACCGCGACATGGTGATCGAGTTCATCGCGACCCTGCACGCACGCGGCGCCCTCCTGCCCCGCACCGGCGACGGACTGCACTGCGGACGCTGCGATCGCTACCTGTTCGAGGCATACGTCTCCGGTGGGTGCCCGCACTGCACGGCCGACAGCGACGGCAACTCCTGCGAGGCGTGCGCCCAGCCGAACACCTGCGTGGACCTCGTCGACCCGGTCTGCAACGTCTGCGGCACGCCGCCGACCCGCCGGCCGTACCGCCGGCTGGTTTTCCCCTTACATCGGTACGCGGACAGTCTGCGCGCCTATCACGCCCGTACGGTGATGAGCCCGCAGTTGGAGGCGCTTTGCGCGACGATGCTCGCCGCGCCGCTGCCCGAGATCCCGCTGACCCACCCCACCGACTGGGGCATCGCTAGCCCGGTGGCCGGCTTCACCGACCAGCGGGTGTACGTCTGGGCCGAGATGGTGCCGGGATACCTCGCTGCGCTCGCCGAAGCGCTCGCCGCCCGCGGCGGCGGCGACTGGCGGGCGGTGTGGGACGCGCCGGAGAGCGAGGTCGTGCAGTTCTTCGGCTTCGACAACGGCTACTTCCACACGATCCTGTTCCCGGCGCTGCTGATGGCCTACGACCCCGCGATACGGCTGCCCGACGCGCTGCTGACCAACGAGTTCCTGCACCTAGACGACGGGAAGTTCTCCACCAGCCGCGGGCACGCCATCTGGGCCCGGGAGCTGCTCGACCGCGTCCCGGCGTCTGCCGTGCGCTTCGCCCTGGCCCACGACCGACCGGAGACCGGACCGTCTTCGTTCACCCTCGACCGGTTCCGCACGCTGGTCGACCACGAGCTCGCTGGCAGGTGGCAGTCCTGGCTGGACTCTCTCGCGGATCGGGTGCCCCTGACCGGGGTGCTGCCGCTGGACGACCCGCTGCCCAGCCACCGCCGCTTCCTCGCCGACCTGGCCGACATGGCCCGGCAGTGCCTGGTCGTCTACTCGGCCGCACGGTTCTCGCCTCGCACGGCGACCCGGGTGCTGGTCGACATCGTCCGCCGGGCGACGGAGTTCGCGGCCGGCCAGTCCCGCCTGCGGACCTTCGGCCCGTCGGCCACCTTGGACGCGGCGGTGGCGGCCGAGACGGCTGCCGCCCGGACCCTCGCCCAGCTCGCCTGGCCGGTGATGCCGGAGTTCGCCGAGCATCTGTGGCACGCGCTCGGCGAAACCGGGAGCCCTCGCTGGGACGGGGTCCATCCCGTCGCCCCCGGCCGACGGCTGACCCGGACCTCGCCCTTCTTCCGTCCACTACCGGCCGGCCTGGAGCAGTCGGTATGGCCAGGCTGA
- a CDS encoding cupin domain-containing protein has translation MLVRPIGDDQLQPGYGVRYQQIYPHGGEDLADWGVGRAVLDRGDATDEHAHPEHEMFLILTGRGDMTVGAEQRPVVAGEAVVIPAGTLHRLVNLGADPLALLSVYWPPTYGRSDL, from the coding sequence ATGCTCGTCCGGCCGATCGGCGACGACCAGCTGCAACCCGGCTACGGGGTGCGGTACCAGCAGATCTATCCCCACGGCGGGGAGGACCTGGCCGACTGGGGCGTCGGGCGGGCGGTACTCGACCGCGGCGACGCCACCGACGAGCATGCCCACCCCGAGCATGAGATGTTCCTGATCCTGACCGGACGCGGGGACATGACCGTCGGCGCGGAGCAGCGGCCGGTCGTCGCCGGGGAGGCCGTCGTCATTCCCGCCGGCACTCTGCACCGCCTCGTCAACCTCGGCGCCGACCCGCTGGCGCTGCTGTCCGTGTACTGGCCACCGACGTACGGCCGATCCGACCTGTAG